The Gemmata palustris genome includes a region encoding these proteins:
- a CDS encoding molybdopterin molybdotransferase MoeA has product MREVADALAIVLKHAKPLKPEVTALAANALGQVLAADVVADTDSPPFSKSLRDGFAVRAADCASPNAELRVIEEVPAGKMPTKSVGAGEASRIFTGAPIPDGADAIVMQEDTQTLEGGRVRITDPDVKPRQYVYARGTEMRAGEPVMTAGTVINPAALGVLANVGQTAVPVFPRPRVGIIATGDELVEAGTKPSAGQIRNSNGPMLTAQTVRGGGLPQYLGIAKDDRVVTKALIAKGLAESQVLLIAGGVSVGDFDLVPNVLKELGVSFHVQQVRMKPGKPLLFGTTETGVLVFGLPGNPVSSFVGFELFVRPALRILGGHEAPGPRKIRLPVTEGLAESNDRPTYRPAQLVPGETGWSVRPLPNSGAPDLAGLQPADALLVLPAGEARVDRGTLMEVVLL; this is encoded by the coding sequence ATGCGCGAAGTTGCCGACGCGCTGGCCATCGTGCTGAAACACGCGAAGCCGCTAAAGCCCGAAGTGACCGCACTCGCAGCCAATGCACTCGGGCAGGTACTCGCAGCCGATGTCGTTGCGGACACGGATTCACCACCGTTCTCAAAGTCCCTACGCGATGGCTTCGCGGTACGGGCTGCGGATTGCGCCTCACCGAACGCGGAACTTCGGGTGATCGAAGAAGTGCCCGCCGGGAAGATGCCGACGAAATCCGTTGGGGCCGGCGAAGCGAGCCGCATCTTTACGGGCGCACCGATCCCCGACGGCGCGGACGCGATCGTGATGCAGGAGGACACTCAAACGCTGGAAGGCGGTCGCGTTCGCATTACCGATCCGGACGTGAAACCGCGCCAGTACGTGTACGCACGCGGCACGGAGATGCGGGCCGGCGAACCGGTCATGACCGCCGGTACGGTGATTAACCCGGCCGCATTGGGCGTGCTGGCGAACGTCGGACAGACCGCGGTCCCCGTGTTCCCGCGCCCGCGTGTCGGCATTATTGCCACCGGCGACGAACTGGTCGAAGCCGGTACGAAGCCAAGTGCCGGGCAAATTCGCAACTCGAACGGGCCGATGCTCACGGCCCAAACCGTTCGCGGCGGTGGACTTCCGCAATATCTCGGTATCGCGAAGGACGATCGCGTCGTCACAAAAGCACTCATCGCGAAGGGGCTCGCCGAATCCCAAGTGTTGCTGATCGCAGGCGGGGTGTCGGTCGGCGATTTTGACCTCGTCCCCAACGTGCTCAAGGAACTCGGAGTCTCCTTTCACGTGCAACAAGTACGCATGAAACCGGGCAAGCCACTGCTGTTCGGCACCACCGAAACCGGCGTGCTGGTGTTCGGGTTACCAGGCAACCCGGTGAGTTCGTTCGTGGGCTTTGAACTCTTCGTGCGCCCCGCCCTCCGAATCCTGGGTGGACACGAAGCCCCCGGTCCGCGCAAAATCCGTCTGCCGGTGACGGAAGGGTTGGCTGAGAGTAACGACCGCCCGACCTACCGACCAGCGCAGTTGGTGCCGGGCGAAACGGGTTGGAGCGTGCGGCCGCTGCCGAATTCCGGCGCGCCGGATCTGGCTGGCTTGCAACCGGCCGATGCGCTGCTCGTGCTACCCGCCGGCGAAGCCCGCGTCGATCGCGGTACACTCATGGAAGTGGTGCTGCTGTAA